Within the Vicia villosa cultivar HV-30 ecotype Madison, WI unplaced genomic scaffold, Vvil1.0 ctg.000101F_1_1_1, whole genome shotgun sequence genome, the region caccgaatgaagtgcttttccattgatCCGAACATAGAAAcgaggtgaaattggtggccgatcaatcTCCTCCAAACCACTAAATGAGATTTTATTGGAAACAATAATTCCAACCAAGTGAGCACACTCCTCTAAGGTGGGTACTAGCTGATAATCGGGAAAGGTGAAATAATGATAAACCGGATCATAGAGCTAGACCAAAGTATTAAGAAGTCCCTCTTCAACTTTTGTGGATAGGATATAAAGAAGTCTTCTGTGTCGTTTCACAAAACCATCAACATTAgtaaccaaagttgctagctttCTTAGTCCTTCTAGATTAGGATCTTTGAAACTATACTTGTGAGTATTTCTTCTTCCAGGTTCCATAATTTTCAAATAGAAATTCTTAGTTCCTTGAAACCCAAATGGAAAGGATATCAATttttgtatgaatgcatggatgcaacaaccacaatcaagatcacacacaaGATCACAAtcaaggttcaaaggttcgacgtcacgagcatgaagcCATGGGTTTAACCAACCACAAGGTATGTACTAATGtgttttgtacctgtagaacggggtCTAACAAAGTTCCCAGGGTCTACATTCCATCTTTAGGATATTATCAATTTAAACAACTACTAGCCAACCAATAAAATTCTCAAGAGAAATTCGCCGGAGTGCAATATCGCGTAGCAACAAATTAAATCTACACCCAAATAGTCTCTGCATTACGTACTAATAAGGCCAATATGGATAAAAGGGGTTCTAGGTCCTCATTTTCTCTTGCTCTCAGGTCGAAAACGACAATGCTTTCACAACTGACTTGTTTAACAATACCACTTTCAAGGAGACATCCACTGAGTTGGGGGATATCAAGTCAGCTTATTAAGGATTAACTCCAAATAAGCCAAAATTACTATACCACCATCCTATATTAATGTACACTCAATCATGGGTATAAGATTTATCTCACACAGGGGATATCAAGCCCTTTATCACCAAGCACCcaaaaaacaaacagacaaaGCACATAATAACAATTAACAGATAACAATATACacatataaacaaaaataggcttaacccACTTAGAGGACTACTCCCCAGCAGATTCGCCAAATTTCAGTagcggggaaaaattgagatcaaagccattggattgacttgactcattattttagtaaaagtcgccaccacgctttattgtttccaaatgaAAAGGGAAAAGAGTAAAAcaaaacccaaagaagtttttaaatcaaaactaataaaaagcaGAGATCTTAGGTATGGAGATtaattatgcaaggggaaggtgttaacacccctcacatctgtgatACTCTACATGAACCTTTTTGTAAATTTACGTGTTAAAAGAGAATTGTGTACAAAAGAAAGTTTtgtgtttgattttaaaattatgctcgacaagacattacatcttgtgcctacatatcttttGAGTACAATGGAGAATTTAGAGCaactgtagttccacttaaaagggaaacaaaatattttattaaaaaaagtataGACACTTTATATTCATAGTAGAGAAAACTCAGCCAATCAATCTTGAACATGAGAATAGATGGATCCTTTGCATTTACAACGCTTTGATGCGAAGGGTCCATCTGTTAATCAAAGCCTTGGAAATGCACCATAAGAACTTAAGACAAAAACTGGCTAGAGTAATAGTTGCATACAGAAgaattcccaatcacaatgccttggagtaaaccCCAAGGACTTCAGTCAAAATACGGAACTCAAAATAACACGCACACAAAGAAAACCAAACTAATGCCTTTGAGTAAACTCTAAGAACTCCAAAATATCAACGTAATAAAGCCAAGGTATCAAAGTCTGATTCCAATAGTCCATCCTCCAAGCTTAGGGCATAATAACCAAAGTCCAAGTCCACATTAAGTTTTTTACAgttcaagttgattattaatgttttaagaacaaaataaaagtccaaatggacaaaggaaaaacgacataagcataaacataaacatgatgatgaatgagaaatagtaaaatgaagcataagataaaataaagcaaaatgatAAAAGAAGCATAAAATAAAGGTTAGAAGTTAATTGTTAATGGTTGGTTGTTAAAAGTTAATGATCAATAATGGTTAAATAATGAACTTATATCAAAGTTAATGAAAAACTCATCAGAGGATTGATAGAATAAAAGCCTCTATACAACAAGTTTTCAAAGGCCTTGAACCAATTGCCAAATATTCAACCATCCTTGGGCTTATAAACATAGGTTTAGGTCACGAATGATCATTTTTCGATACGGGACAaatttagcgctatgttaagcaatcaCCAAGTAAATTATATataagtcaccctacaacgaggtgaGTCAATAACAATTTATGTGTTTAAAAACAAATTAGAGAAATGACATGTAAATCATTCTCCTAAAATTTACAACATATGTAAAATAAGAAACAAAGAAGAATGAGATTAAGATGAAGAGGAAGGGGAATGGATTGAAATTAAAACCAAGTGTCCAAATGAACTCTTTTGGTCATCATGAGATTTCATCTTAATAATCCATTAGAAGAATGATAAAATCATAACCTCTATACAATCAATTTATCAAGACTTACACCCACAAACCAAAAGAAAATAGATGGAGggaaaaaacaaatcaaatattaaacaatttttcaaaagatttttaaaaaaagaaaataagaagcaaaaaataaaatcaaacatctaaatatcaaataaattcaaaccaaagatcaCCATAGGTCAAAGACCATCATAGGATCATTTCTAATTTTTCCAGAATTTTAtaatactaaaaaataattttaaaccaGTTAAAACTTAAGGAAAATgggagaaaatattaaaaatattaaatgataaaaaaatatatagaaaaatagtcataaaataagaaatgatttcaagtatttttttatttattttttcataatttttggaataaaagtgaagaagatatgaattttttaaataaaaatcaaataaaagaaaataaaagaaattaaattagaaaatataCGAGGCATTGGATTGAGAGCTCATTAAATGATCTGGCATGTCTAATGGCTCTAAGATGCGCTTCTATGATAGACCTCAGTCAAAATACGTGCAAAATGATTAAAAAGGTCAAGCCAATGAAAATATTTCAAGTGTTGCGCTATCACTGGTTGGATGATGACACCTCGTCATCTTTAACCTCAAGCTTAAATTTTTTGAAGGAATTTGCAGAAAAACGAGGAtcaatcaaaatttaaaattaagtgCTTGTAGTGGTATCATTTAACCGGTCTCATCAAGACGATCTCAGCCATATCCTCACGAAATATTTATTCAAACTACAACGTAGTCGATTTGAAAAAAAACAGTCCAGTAAAAATCTAAAAATCTCAAGAATAGATGCATTGAATCAAATCAAACCTTAAAATTAATTGTGCAGTGAGTTTCAATGAGTCAAAAGCTTCATGTTAGGCCTAAATTTGAGTTGATTTGGTGAAAATTTCTACCTGAACAAAGTAAGGTTGAAAGCTtctaaaaatgaagaaaatacaaATTCATAGTTTGTATGGGATCTGAACAGAGTTGTTTTGGCTCttaaaagcttgagaaatgaatggAATATGATCCTCTATTTATAGCTGAGCTCATGGAGTGTTCATACGTGTGAAATGATGAGAAATTCCTTGAATTCGTGTGAAGGTAGAAGCGTGAGAAGTATGACTTGCAATTCCCTCAAAACTCAACCAAAACATGTGTTTCAATGCACTAAAAAACTTCTGGAAGGTTGCTTATCTTGTTTAGGAGAAAAAATGCGTGCCACATTGATTTAATTTcaagtaatttgaagattggccaAACTGATTATGCACTTATTTCAGCTTTAAGGTACCCCATACTATGGCCATTTGAAATTGGCTCGTGCGTTTTTCAATTTTCCTTGAGCCAATAATCTCATTGTTACATAGAATACAATGCAAAAAGAATGGAACCAGTTGGATACATAAGGAGGAAGATATGGCCTTAAGGATTTAAGGTCAAAACCTGAAATCTTGGGTTATGCCTTGCATCAAACAGGTCATGCCCAAGTGTTGTGCACAAATGGCTTGCAATTTTTGAATGCCTTAGAGCATGAATTTGACTTGGAACTTTGAAGATGAAATGTTCTTCTATTCAAGATGAACATTTGGAAAAAAGAACCgcccaaaaattataaaaaaagagaGAGTGATGCACTTTTGAAGATAGGCATACCATACTTGAAATTCCATTAAGTCTACaagatgacctataatgtttttctTTCTTCCATGGTATTCCTTTCAAAATTTGCTCTTGATCTTCAAAGATGGATTGAAGTAGACTCATTCAAGATTTATTATGCAAAAAGAATAGGctcaaaatgattaaaaaaaatgagcAAGTTATGATCCTTTGAACTGGACACACAATTCCTTAAACTTTCAAAAGGAGACCTATAATGTCTTCTCACTTTTGATGACTTTCTTCACAAATTTTCCTCTTGAATTATGAAGAGAAGTTGTTGATGATGTCAAGGAgaatgattttcaaaatgaatcactaaaaaatgttgaaaattgagggagttatgcccttGTGATCATAAAATCAAGAACTTTAGGTTAAACACCCTGAATCAACTTTGAATCTCTTGAGTTTTCTTTGCATTATGAAGCATGAGAAGATATATGAGACTTTAAAATGATGTTTTATTCAAGAACACTTGATTGTGAGGCTCATGGCTTTGAGgaaacttgttgaagaaggcAGGGAAATAAACACGTGAAATAAACTTTATCACATGGAGTTGAGAGATGCTTAAAATATGATATTTGACGACGAGGCAATCTCTTTTGAAGTATAAATCATTTATCTTCCATGAATGATCGATTAATTGAGGGTCGATCCTTAAAACCCTAGCTTTATAAGAGGTGTGGATGCACTTGACCATTCACCTATAATGCACAAAACTCtaaaagaagaagacatctttttgtattttggttagtataacataacaagaaaatattcacaaacttAAACAAACATGAGTGCTTGGCGATCCCCCCCAAAAGATGAGGTGGGCACAAGTTAAAGTTGAATCTCAAGATtatgatcttgattaatgattggagTGCAAATGATTTAGGAATCTcagggtcaaaatttggggtatgacagatgcctctatttaagtttcttccatACGGAGAAATGAAGATTGGAATCTTCGTTTTGATGCGATTGAAGAGACTTAagtataaaacacacaatttttggaCCTTAGATGCCATGCGATGCTTATGAATGCACTGCTAGGCCCGCTAGGTGCCAAATCTTCTTGCTTAGCTAGCTTAGCCTAACTAGGCTCGCTAGACGCATAATCCTCTCGATTATCTAGCCTGATGACTATTTTTGGTTTACCCAAATTTTGATGCCCATGTATGGCTTAGTTAGCCTCGTGCCAACTTAGACTTTGATGATGCATATTGATGTTTTCTCGGTTTTTTATTTGTTCTCAATAAATACATAATTAAAAAGTTCATACAAGTGTTTTGTCATATTTTCTTGATAAATTTAGGGGTTTTCATTGATTACTTGTAAAATAAGTCAATAAGTGTCTACATATTTTACGTATTTTTGGTACTTATCAGTGATACGTGGTTGGAAGGATCCCATGTATCCAAAAACAAGATCGAGAAATCGCTTTTTCCATCTTAGCGCAATTGTTATGACGATTGTGACTCGGATCATCTGTATTTAATTGTGGAGATTTGCAATAATTAGAAGTCGATTCTCACAAAAGAGACCACTATTTTTTGGTGGAATCAAAGTTGTTTGGTAAATTGTGAAACAATACTTTGTTACAGTGGTTTTAGGCTTCTCGTGCAGTGTATAAGGATTGACCtgcaaggttaacactccaaCGCCAAAGTCAGAGAGAGAATGAAAAGCAATATGAGAGTAAAAATGAATCATACATTTCCTTTTAAGCATGATTTATTATACACAAGGATCGATTGCAACGTCTCAAACTTAGATCAAATATGGGCTCTCTCTTTTCTAATCTTTGACCGACccataacataaaaaaataaaatagaagaggtttcaaaataatataataaatatataactttttaattgagtttaacttctttagtaaaaaaattgaaagtatCAACCCATAACAATTTTGTATAAATGTTAGCATTATAAAagcaattaaaacaaaatttaaatactTTAAAGATAAAATGACTCTGATTAACAAATATTAAGAGTATAAGATTAAcatatgaattaattttttttacttcatatatatattttttgtaatagttAATATTTGTTTTTGCACTGTCCAAAGAAAATATTAGAGTAATTACTATAAACATTATAAAATTCTTTATgagattaattaatataaatttttagtgTAAATTCTTTACACAATCAATATATCACAAttattcataaatattattttataaataattaaaataaaaattaaattttaataaatatttaacggTTAATATTCATTAACGGTATAAATTTGCTTTACGCTGTTGGTGCataccaattaaattaaaaaaatatttgtttttgcacttgaccaaaaaatatatttgtttttgcaatgataaaaaaaatccatAATATAATATCCATAAAATaaacgaaaaaaaagaaaagagaaaacggAGGCGGGGAAGTAGAAAAACcctaataaatcaatataaatatCAAAAGCCCTTAAACCCTATTCTCCTCTTGCAAACTAGTTCCTCTTTTTCTCCACTCTTTTTCTCCACTCGCCTCTCTTTCTCTCAACCTTTCAAATGGACTCACCAATGGAGTTTTGGGGTAACTTTCTCTTCCCTCTATCTTCATTCATTGCTTTCGATTCCAATTTCATCATCGCTATATATTTGTTTTCTACACCGAAATCGCAATACTCTCTGTTTGTTCTAGtattattgattttaatttactaaatatttgttaattttgttgttgttgttgttgttgttgttgttgcaattTGTTCTTATTTTACATCGGTTTGAAATTCAGGCGTTGAGGTTAAAGTTGGAGAATCTGTTAAAGTTGATCCAAAGGATAACTTTGAAGGATACATCCATATTTCTCAGGTTAGTTAGAATCTGTTGATTAGGTTAAAGATATTGAATAATTgttgattaggttttgaaatattaatttttttgatgTAACTTGTTTTCTTCAGGTTGCACTTGGAGAGGTTAAGAAAGGAAAAGCAAGTGAGCCTGTTGTTGTGTATGTGAAAGTTGAGGATCAGAAGATTGTTCTGGGAACTCTTAAGAAGGATGAGATTCCTCAGATTTCTATAGATATTGTTCTGGACCAGCAGTCTGAGCTTTCTCATAACTCCAAGAATGCTTCTGTTTATTTTTCAGGATACAAAGTTTTTAGGTATTTTTCAACCTCTTGATTTGTTGTTAATTGGTttagtgtatgtttggtttaGCTTTTGGATGAGCCAAAATCAATTCTAGcggtgtagaattgattttggaatgattttgaggtgtttggtttGTTAATGTAGAGTTGAGTTGATTCTGCCTTCAGCATTGATTTTACTTGTAAGTAGAATTTGTAGCTTGAGTATAAACGTTATTTTTACATTGAAACTCTTTACATTCAAACTTAATTTTGCATAAAATTATCCAATCATAAGTCACTTtatattcaactcacttttagcTTGAGTCAATTAATTcaaaatctgtttttttttttaccacaAAACCTGACTTTCTCTTAAATTTGTTTAGATAATGTGTGCTTGGACCTGTTGTATTCCTTTATATGTTTTATTTCAGTTAATATTTGTTTAGGTTATTATAGAGAATATGTGTTTTGGaaatttgatcaatgttttaaaaGTCGAACCAGAAACCAACCGACCAGACCTTTGGGTCATCATCAACTGTACTACACAGTTTGATTTGAGACAAAACGGTGTGCAAGTAATGGCTGGTTCAACTGATTGAATTTGGTTTGGATTTAAAACATTGGTTTGTACATTTTATATAATCATCTTATTTCTTCATATTTATGGCTTAGAATTTTTGTTGTTGCCAATCATGCTAATATATCAATGTGTAACGTGCTAATTTTTATCATTTATGTTCCTTTTCTCTTGACTTCTGATGTGTTCCCTTTGGCAGCCCTGAAGATGATGATTCCGACAGCTTTTCTGACTCTTCTGGTAAGACTCGTTTATTTCTTGCAGAATGTTATTATTGTTCTGGTTAAATCGGTTGCTCAAACATTGTTTCATTGTGTTATTTGAACAGATAGCGAAGAAGAACTTGTTCCTTTGAAGGAAGATGGTAGATGCCTTCTCTTAATCTGAAATATATTGTTAGCTGTATATTATGTAATACTACTTTGATAAcctataattattttcttttatgaaacCTTGAAATAAAAGCTCAAGCAGTAAAGGAGGCTGCTAAATCTGGAAAACCTGCAGCTGATGCATTGACAAAGCAAGTCAAGGTTGTTGATCCAAAGAATGGCAAGACTGTTGATCCAGAGAAAAATGAAGGTGACTCGGATGAGTCCGATTCAGATTATTCTGAGGATGAAATTTCTGATGATGAGGTATTTTAGAAACTTTGGGTTTAAATTGCACTTTCATGTAATTTGTTCTTTTTTTGTGAtgtatcatttttttttctttgtaaaatttatAAGATGTTTTTTCTTAGAGAtgagaaattgatttttttcttgCTGGTATATTGGTATTCAAGTTTTTTATTGTAAattctttcatttttcattttagaTCGATACTGATGCTCTTACTGGTAGTAGTGATGAAGAGACTCCTGCTAAAAAGGTAATAACAGTTGTACGATGCATATCTCTGTTTTGGTAATTTGTTATTTCATTTGTGTTTAAATTGCACTTTCAAGTAATTTGTTCTGTGTGATGtatcattattttttcttttgtaatcCCATTGTCtgcaaaaaggaaataaaatgctTTTTTCGTAGAGTTTATCTGAGTCTTCTTGGTACACTTTGGTTTTATCTCTTatagaaaattgattttttttttcttcttactgGTATAGTGGCATTCAAGATTTTTTATAGTAAGCTCTTTCATTTGTCATTTTAGATTGATACTGAAAGTGATAAGAGTGATCAAAATGATACTTCTAAAAATAGCGATACTGATACTACTGATATGGATAGTGATACAGATAGTGATGAAGAGACTCTTGCGAAGAAGGTAATCAGTAGTTGTTCAATGCAGTTCTCTGTTGGTGTAACTTGTTCTTTCATTTGG harbors:
- the LOC131624050 gene encoding histone deacetylase HDT1-like isoform X2, giving the protein MDSPMEFWGVEVKVGESVKVDPKDNFEGYIHISQVALGEVKKGKASEPVVVYVKVEDQKIVLGTLKKDEIPQISIDIVLDQQSELSHNSKNASVYFSGYKVFSPEDDDSDSFSDSSDSEEELVPLKEDAQAVKEAAKSGKPAADALTKQVKVVDPKNGKTVDPEKNEGDSDESDSDYSEDEISDDEIDTDALTGSSDEETPAKKIDSDESESEEDATPKSFDADTDSDSDTDSDAESEEEAPAKKVTQGKNNKRGIGAGSQTPVPAKKAKNGTPEKTGGKKGVHTATPHPAKQGGKFNQNAAKGQTSNSSKSGAFKTGQQSKKSKQGRR
- the LOC131624050 gene encoding histone deacetylase HDT1-like isoform X1, which produces MDSPMEFWGVEVKVGESVKVDPKDNFEGYIHISQVALGEVKKGKASEPVVVYVKVEDQKIVLGTLKKDEIPQISIDIVLDQQSELSHNSKNASVYFSGYKVFSPEDDDSDSFSDSSDSEEELVPLKEDAQAVKEAAKSGKPAADALTKQVKVVDPKNGKTVDPEKNEGDSDESDSDYSEDEISDDEIDTDALTGSSDEETPAKKIDTESDKSDQNDTSKNSDTDTTDMDSDTDSDEETLAKKIDSDESESEEDATPKSFDADTDSDSDTDSDAESEEEAPAKKVTQGKNNKRGIGAGSQTPVPAKKAKNGTPEKTGGKKGVHTATPHPAKQGGKFNQNAAKGQTSNSSKSGAFKTGQQSKKSKQGRR